In the Caenorhabditis elegans chromosome X genome, one interval contains:
- the K05G3.2 gene encoding uncharacterized protein (Partially confirmed by transcript evidence) has product MQAFDNFNGQNQRTFYYQAGNVQISAKINLPEGTCGDDMQPSWHIGNRQAQDQRRDSRMGSNVNNDGMRNTDQSLRRQEISCTPPMRYENRHGSQHFHERQQQMSSNNVGNEQRSEGRGTVGQYCNGQVITPPSREERMRELNGQNQRQPRCYLGANGNFNGTRPNDATRPPMSNGSKKKAKASRRDDSSDDDLYADDPNDPDYDPHLHMIVVSTKKEPVMPEQQSLSLTGDENHQNEGSNNME; this is encoded by the exons ATGCAAGCTTTCGATAATTTCAATGGACAAAATCAAAGGACTTTTTATTATCAGGCAGGCAATGTGCAAATAAgcgcaaaaataaatttgcctGAAGGAACATGTGGAGACgatat gcAACCTTCTTGGCACATTGGGAATAGACAGGCACAAG ATCAAAGACGGGATTCTCGTATGGGGAGCAATGTGAACAATGATGGTATGAGAAATACGGATCAAAGTTTGCGTAGGCAAGAAAT ATCATGCACACCTCCGATGCGTTACGAAAATAGACATGGAAGTC AACATTTCCATGAAAGACAGCAGCAAATGAGTTCTAACAATGTCGGAAACGAACAACGTTCTGAAGGTAGAGGAACAGTTGGGCAATATTGCAATGGACAAGTTAT AACACCCCCAAGTCGTGAGGAAAGGATGCGAGAAC TCAATGGCCAAAATCAAAGACAACCAAGGTGTTATTTGGGGGCGAACGGAAATTTCAATGGAACAAGACCCAATGATGC gaCAAGACCTCCAATGTCCAATGGAAGCAAAAAGAAGGCAAAAGCAT CGAGACGTGACGATTCGAGCGATGATGATCTTTATGCTGATGATCCGAATGATCCGGATTACGATCCCCACTTGCATATGATCGTAGTGTCAACTAAGAAAGAGCCCGTAAT gccAGAACAACAAAGTTTATCTTTGACTGGAGATGAAAATCATCAGAATGAAGGAAGCAACAATATGGAGTAA
- the K05G3.1 gene encoding 3'-5' exonuclease domain-containing protein (Partially confirmed by transcript evidence) — translation MQRLNEFINLAKEQVSQGVNERRTSIMERIVEETEDFNKPAEFENLTITVTEDKEKAKRVLEKFEKHPTVPIYFDSEHSYIRLKNDTKVAAIQLYDSCTRHVLVWRLHNADHEYLKGVREQLELLSKARMFATFGKEEFLENAIKYVTKDLQVNQKSLEALLLKKEIVITKWETFSDWTRPVLRPSQERYAVYDVIRLFDLDQ, via the coding sequence ATGCAACGGCTCAACGAGTTCATAAATCTTGCAAAGGAGCAAGTCTCTCAAGGTGTCAACGAGAGACGGACCTCTATCATGGAGCGAATTGTTGAGGAAACGGAGGATTTCAACAAGCCCGCCGAGTTCGAAAACTTGACCATCACCGTTACTGAAGAtaaagaaaaagcaaaaagagtattggagaaatttgaaaagcacCCAACAGTGCCAATTTATTTTGACAGTGAGCATTCGTACATCCGTCTAAAAAACGACACGAAAGTTGCTGCAATTCAACTGTATGACTCTTGCACGAGGCACGTGTTGGTTTGGCGACTCCACAACGCTGACCACGAGTACCTGAAAGGCGTTCGAGAACAACTTGAATTACTGTCAAAGGCTCGAATGTTTGCAACGTTCGGAAAAGAGGAGTTTCTTGAGAACGCAATCAAGTATGTTACAAAGGATTTGCAAGTTAATCAAAAGTCGTTAGAAGCTTTGCTTCTCAAAAAGGAAATTGTAATTACGAAGTGGGAAACCTTCTCAGACTGGACAAGGCCCGTTTTACGGCCAAGTCAAGAAAGATACGCCGTTTATGACGTCATTCGGCTGTTTGATCTAGATCAATAA
- the T25D1.3 gene encoding F-box domain-containing protein (Confirmed by transcript evidence) yields the protein MNLENLPSVVHRKLFKMFDACDLFFLSITFGNIKETIQKMNLDISDIAMDMTAKRKLFLLKIQCSSTGRQYLSFTTKIPNGTKRQKPVYLKIGDLTLKCRIFFPVQPEDPTVIFLNKKYGPILITSVIPYLCDLFDTQSVTYRLSYKKFKRFPTITTARGVVLQDKHITYKRVLTLLCRIKVTKFLLLPTLQRRPSVGYSPFSKCQICT from the exons ATGAACCTGGAAAATCTACCTTCAGTTGTCCATcgaaaactgttcaaaatgtttgacgCATGTGATTTATTCTTTTTATCAATTACTTTTGGCAACATCAAAGAGACTATTCAAAAGATGAACTTGGACATTTCCGATATTGCAATGGACATGACTGCAAAAAGGAAATTGTTCTTGTTAAAGATTCAGTGCTCCTCAACCGGCAGGCAATATTTGTCATTCACTACCAAAATCCCAAATGGcacaaaaagacaaaaaccgGTGTATcttaaaattggagatttgACGTTGAAATGCAG aatattcttcCCTGTGCAGCCAGAAGACCCAACCgtaatttttctcaacaagAAGTATGGGCCCATTTTGATAACATCCGTTATCCCATATCTTTGTGACCTTTTTGATACTCAGAGCGTGACATATCGTTTgagttacaaaaaattcaaacgttttccTACAATAACCACTGCCAGAGGAGTAGTTCTTCAAGATAAACATATCACATATAAAAGGGTTTTAACTTTGCTTTGTCGCATCAAAGTTACAAAATTCCTGCTATTACCTACACTTCAAAGGCGACCATCAGTCGGTTATTCTCCATTTTCGAAGTGTCAAATTTGTACGTGA